In one window of Bos taurus isolate L1 Dominette 01449 registration number 42190680 breed Hereford chromosome 15, ARS-UCD2.0, whole genome shotgun sequence DNA:
- the LOC100336836 gene encoding LOW QUALITY PROTEIN: ecto-ADP-ribosyltransferase 5 (The sequence of the model RefSeq protein was modified relative to this genomic sequence to represent the inferred CDS: inserted 1 base in 1 codon; substituted 2 bases at 2 genomic stop codons), giving the protein MRFWLSEIICVQDLIQYPELIHFSVWPLSSLPLYAQGVTIQYLSLGPDTFDDAYVGCSEEMEEKAVLLLEKEMADHALLXESWETAQXAWEQKRPGLSLPPGFRSXHEIAIMVYTNSSSTLYRELNQAVQTGSGSWESYMHHFPFKALHFYLTRALQLLRGGGGCSRELGQEVFHGVRRIHFVPKSVGDSIRLGQFASSSLDEAVARGFEKKRLSCESVPIGGQADSLSKGAFSLLSWKTLLLASWGFQLLGAGL; this is encoded by the exons ATGAGATTCTGGCTTTCTGAAATAATCTGTGTCCAGGACCTTATCCAGTACCCTGAACTTATACACTTTTCTGTGTGGCCCCTTTCTTCCTTACCTCTGTATGCCCAGGGTGTTACCATCCAGTACTTGAGCCTGGGTCCAGATACATTCGATGATGCCTATGTGGGCTGCTcggaggagatggaggagaaagcAGTGCTTCTGTTAGAGAAGGAGATGGCCGACC ATGCCCTGCTGTGAGAGTCCTGGGAGACAGCCC AGGCCTGGGAACAAAAACGTCCAGGGCTCAGTCTGCCTCCTGGCTTCAGAAGCTAGCACGAAATCGCCATCATGGTCTACACCAACTCATCCAGCACTTTGTACAGGGAGCTAAACCAGGCTGTGCAGACTGGCAGTGGCTCCTGGGAGTCCTACATGCACCACTTCCCTTTCAAGGCCCTGCATTTCTACCTGACTCGGGCCCTGCAGCTGCTGCGGGGTGGTGGGGGCTGCAGCAGGGAACTTGGACAGGAGGTGTTCCATGGAGTGCGCAGGATCCACTTTGTACCCAAGAGTGTGGGGGACTCTATCCGCTTGGGCCAGTTTGCCTCCAGCTCGCTGGATGAGGCAGTGGCCCGTGGATTTG AGAAGAAGAGGCTGAGCTGTGAGTCTGTGCCAA tAGGAGGGCAGGCAGACTCACTCTCCAAGGGGGCCTTCTCTCTGCTGTCCTGGAAGACCCTGCTCTTGGCCTCTTGGGGGTTCCAGCTCTTAGGAGCTGGGCTCTGA